Proteins encoded within one genomic window of Humulus lupulus chromosome 1, drHumLupu1.1, whole genome shotgun sequence:
- the LOC133823571 gene encoding protein M7, which translates to MKHFRSMTMLVLVLILVARVRSLEEQQMPIPTCASTFFSALIQLIPCRAAVAPFSPIPPSEACCNSLKALGQPCLCVLVNGPPISGVDRNMALQLPEKCTANFEPCDTMN; encoded by the exons ATGAAGCATTTTAGAAGCATGACAATGCTAGTTTTGGTACTCATATTGGTGGCGAGAGTGAGAAGTTTGGAGGAGCAACAAATGCCAATCCCAACTTGTGCAAGCACTTTCTTCTCAGCACTCATTCAGCTAATACCATGCAGGGCTGCAGTTGCTCCTTTCAGCCCTATCCCACCAAGTGAAGCCTGCTGCAACTCCCTTAAGGCTCTAGGACAGCCGTGCTTGTGTGTCCTAGTCAACGGTCCCCCGATCTCTGGGGTTGATCGGAACATGGCCTTGCAGCTCCCTGAAAAGTGCACTGCCAACTTTGAACCAT GTGACACCATGAACTAG
- the LOC133799445 gene encoding uncharacterized protein LOC133799445 — MDLPVIDLSDYLAAAATSDAQLSELCGEVSRSLRETGALLVKDPRCSAQDNDRFIDMMERYFKSPRHFKVLQERPHFHYQVGVTPEGVEVPRSLVDEDMQEKLRAMPEEYRPSLPKGPDCKWRYMWRVGPRPLQTRFKELNAEPVIPEGFPEWKDTMDSWGYKMTSAIEVVAEMAAIGFGLPKDAFTSLMKQGPHLLAPTGSDLQTYGEVGTVFAGYHYDLNFLTIHGRSRFPGLNIWLRNGRKVEVKVPLGCLLIQTGKQIEWLTAGDCIAGMHEVVVTSRTTDAIKLASEQNRSLWRVSSTLFAHITSDAILKPLGHFAESPLACKYPPLCAGEFVEKELAVINLKGQNKEH, encoded by the exons ATGGATCTTCCGGTGATCGATCTTTCCGACTACTTGGCGGCAGCGGCCACATCTGACGCCCAGCTCAGTGAGTTATGCGGTGAAGTGAGCCGCTCCCTGAGGGAGACGGGCGCTCTGCTTGTCAAGGATCCAAGGTGTTCTGCTCAAGACAACGATCGCTTCATCGATATGATGGAGAGGTACTTCAAGTCCCCCCGCCACTTCAAGGTTCTGCAGGAGAGACCCCATTTTCATTACCAG GTTGGGGTGACCCCAGAAGGGGTGGAAGTCCCTAGAAGTTTGGTTGATGAGGATATGCAAGAAAAATTAAGAGCCATGCCGGAAGAATATCGGCCATCCCTTCCAAAGGGTCCAGATTGCAAGTGGCGGTACATGTGGAGAGTGGGTCCTCGGCCCTTACAAACCCGATTTAAG GAACTCAATGCAGAGCCTGTCATACCTGAAGGTTTTCCCGAGTGGAAGGATACTATGGACTCTTGGGGTTACAAAATGACATCAGCCATAGAG GTTGTTGCTGAAATGGCAGCCATTGGATTTGGTTTGCCTAAGGATGCATTCACTTCTCTAATGAAGCAG GGACCGCATCTTTTAGCTCCTACAGGAAGTGACCTTCAAACTTATGGCGAAGTGGGAACTGTGTTTGCAGGATATCACTATGACCTTAACTTCTTAACAATTCATGGCAGAAGTAGATTTCCTGGTTTAAATATCTGGCTGAGAAATGGGCGAAAAGTTGAGGTGAAGGTTCCCTTAGGATGCCTTCTCATTCAAACAGGAAAACAG ATAGAATGGTTGACTGCAGGAGATTGTATAGCTGGAATGCACGAAGTTGTTGTCACAAGCAGGACAACAGATGCAATCAAACTAGCATCTGAGCAAAATCGCAGCCTTTGGAGAGTATCATCTACA TTGTTTGCTCATATAACATCCGATGCTATCTTGAAACCCTTAGGCCACTTTGCAGAATCTCCACTTGCTTGCAAATATCCTCCGCTGTGTGCTGGAGAGTTTGTTGAGAAAGAGCTTGCTGTAATCAATCTTAAAGGACAAAATAAAGAACACTAG